tgattcctgaaaatttggttgcgatcagataaaaattgtcgaagttattaaagaaatacttttgtatgggcaaaaacgcctacttactaggggtcttagttgctttggttgacaatctggtatattgtgccgtctacggtatattttgaatgcggtactatatcgatatagcacatataccatttggtatatttttttagtatttttgtagtatatttggtatattttgagaaatataccgcaaactatattgcttttattcaaaatgcgtagcgggtatctcacagtcgagtacactcgactgtagctttcttacttgttatataataattctATAATATAAGGCAAAGCTGTATAACACAGaaacaaattttaagcaatgaaactgaaaactaAAACTTACTTAGCTGatgaaaaaaatcaattcTGAATAAGAGAATATTAAGTTTTAAGTTAATTGTCACTAAACTAATGactgaaaaattgtaaatgattgaaattcaatattaaaataaataatgtgttttatattattcactTAAGTCAtgattgaaataataataatgataaattaaGGAAACCTTTTGATATTCCGATCATATCTTTAATAGTCAACCGATGATTTTTGAGCACTAATTCCTTCACTTCATTGACGTGATTGACATCTGTTGACGTCGATGGTCGTCCGAAGCGCTCCAAGTTATGTTTTCTCTCTCGTTGAACTCTTTGTACCtcttataaacatttttctgCAACATGATAGATTCACTAAACGCCTTCCGCAACATCCTCAAAGCTTCCGCAGTCGAAAATTTGATGCCACTTCTCTGCTCAATTAAATCAGACATTGTAACAATCGGAAAATGCTCTCTTGATTTACAAGCGTAATTATATTACTGATAATGACAATGACATGCAATTTTGCCCAGATATCATTAACTGCTCAGTCAACTCAAGAAAAAAAGAGCCAGCCCGAAATGTTAAGCCCGCAAACTTTACTCCTTACTGTTTGGTTACAGAAGTATATCTAACAATAATATCTcactattataaataaaaaaacaaattagtaaACACTTACCAGAGATACTAAAATGCATAATACCTTAGCTTTAGTTTACTAGTTAGTCTTgtcaattaattttcatacACAATGCGTTTACAGTAAATATTAGCGAATATTaagagtattttatttatacacattttacatttattttttgaaattaacaatACAATTGTTGCAACGTTTGTTCTCACATTCATCGCGTATCTAATTGAACCCAATCCCAAACGGATGAAATAAAGAATTTGAATTGAGTGCAGTCCGAACGAGTTTGAAGAGAGCTCCCTCTTCAAATGGTGGGCAGATGATGCTCGGTGCGATGCAGCATCGCTGCATTCTTGTTCAGTGGCTGAAGCTTCACATAATCCTGATGGgtgtgatgatgatgctggttgcttggcagcagcggcaacgagGTGTTTGAAGTCTGTTCAAAGCAAAAGCtgattaataaacaataatagtGTGAGAGGAATGCGAATTGAGTTTCACCTTTGATTTATCACGCGCTGCGGCAATAGCAGCCGCTTGTGCCGCTCCAgtttgcagctgctgcgctgctgtgGCAAGCATGAACTGCTGTGAGGCCAATTGCTGTTGCCGGAGTGTGGCTGCCTCGAGACTATTGATGTGCTCCTGCTCCCGCTGTTTGGCTATGTAGTCATCGAAGTACGAGTGCTTGATAAGTTTGTCGCATGACCAACGCTTGGCTGGATCCTTGTCCAGACACTTCTTCAGCACATCGATGGTTAGCGGATTTTGCAATGCCTTTGCTGGCATTTTATCCTCCAGCGGCTCAAGCGTGGGTGGCACTGGTAGCGTTATGCCCTTGAAGTATTCATTCTGGCCAAAGATCTGTATGTGTCTTGGCAGCAAATCGCCCAATGTCTTGCGTATCAAATACAATTGATCAACATCGCTGCGTCCAGGCCACAGAGCCTCACCTCGCACCAGTTCCGCAAAGAGGCAGCCAATGGCCCAGACATCTACCGGGGTGCCGTATTGTGTATCACCCACAAGCAGTTCTGGTGCTCGATACCAGCGTGTTGCCACGTAATCTGTGTAGTTCTCGCCTGGACTCAGCATTCGAGCGAATCCAAAGTCACAAAGCTTCACTTGACCCTGTGCCGTTAGCAATATATTCTCCGGTTTGATGTCCCGATGCAGACAGCCCTGTTTGTGGCAATAGGCCACGCCCAGCAGTGTCTGGTAGCAGATCTGTTTGGTGAGTGGCTCCGGGCAGCCCTGCGGATGACGCTCCAGCTCGTGGAGCACTGTCAGCTCACAGAATTCGAAGACCAGATGCAGACGACGCTTGCGACGAAAGACCTCTAGAAGTGACACCAGATTCGGGTGCTTGAGATtctaaatgaaatatttaagaaatcattgaaatttttataaataatttcaatattttaagtgTATTATTTTAGTCTAGTAAATTAGAGCAAcgaagaaaattaaataaataataaaattaattaactataaataaataaaactaaattaatacaGATTTGActaagtaaatataattaaaaaacacaaagtaATAACTTGTGTAGCAATATTTACTCAATTATGCGTCTAAATTGAGTAAATATTGCTACAAAAGTTATTACTTTCAAcaatagtataaaataatacaaaagaTATATTgtactaattaattaataaattatttatataaaaataattgaattatattaaaattaataaaaatttaataaatcatCAAATCGTCATCAAATTCTTAAACGAATattcaaattacttttaacttttacaacaatttcgaaaattgtaaaaaattaagtatacgtacaCGCcgccctatgggtagcgggtataactaTATTCTTGCTCACCTTGAGCAGCCTTATTTCGCGCAATGCTATTTTGCGTATAGCCGGATCATCTTCAGACTCGACGAATCTTTTCACCGCAACCAGGGCTCCAGTCTCGCGATCTCGACACTTGTAGACAACGCCGTAGGATCCCTCGCCCAATCGGCTGAGCTTCTCATACCGATCCATTTTGCTGCTACCTTGTGGTCTGAAATGGTTGTTAAATGTAGTTAGCATAATTCCAAATAATATTCACAAAcaattaacattaattattCGAGTTTGAATTAGAAGTTTGCGAAAGTTGTTGTTAAATTAGTTTACCTTAGACTCAAACATTGACCACGTTTGATGTTTGCACGACGCATTGCTTTGCATTGAGCACATAGAATGTTAATGATGTTATTTGATTGACACGAACACATGAGAGAGATCACAATCACAtacgatatatgtatgtgcactACATTATGCGGACAGTAGTTGTAGTAGTACGATTTAATGAGCGGTGATCTTTTCTTGGACAATTTATTTACAGATTTGAGTTTTGGCTCTTGATAATTTAGCTTGATGTCCaaaagttgatttttgatttgcgaaTGGTATTAGTTGTGTTAGTTTTTGGatggttttctttttaattttcttttttggttttttgttgcaaCGAAAACAAATGAGATTGGAAAAGTTTTCATGAGTTATTTGAATGCCAgtgaattaaaattttgttatacTATGATGATGAAATGATAAGATGTGAAAATGTTCGCTTAGAATttagaaatgtaaataaaatttattacgaaactaaaaatattatta
This DNA window, taken from Drosophila nasuta strain 15112-1781.00 chromosome 2L, ASM2355853v1, whole genome shotgun sequence, encodes the following:
- the LOC132793061 gene encoding cyclin-dependent kinase-like 1 isoform X4, which encodes MKMFEISKLFSLRRPQGSSKMDRYEKLSRLGEGSYGVVYKCRDRETGALVAVKRFVESEDDPAIRKIALREIRLLKNLKHPNLVSLLEVFRRKRRLHLVFEFCELTVLHELERHPQGCPEPLTKQICYQTLLGVAYCHKQGCLHRDIKPENILLTAQGQVKLCDFGFARMLSPGENYTDYVATRWYRAPELLVGDTQYGTPVDVWAIGCLFAELVRGEALWPGRSDVDQLYLIRKTLGDLLPRHIQIFGQNEYFKGITLPVPPTLEPLEDKMPAKALQNPLTIDVLKKCLDKDPAKRWSCDKLIKHSYFDDYIAKQREQEHINSLEAATLRQQQLASQQFMLATAAQQLQTGAAQAAAIAAARDKSKTSNTSLPLLPSNQHHHHTHQDYVKLQPLNKNAAMLHRTEHHLPTI
- the LOC132793061 gene encoding cyclin-dependent kinase-like 1 isoform X1; translation: MCSCQSNNIINILCAQCKAMRRANIKRGQCLSLRPQGSSKMDRYEKLSRLGEGSYGVVYKCRDRETGALVAVKRFVESEDDPAIRKIALREIRLLKNLKHPNLVSLLEVFRRKRRLHLVFEFCELTVLHELERHPQGCPEPLTKQICYQTLLGVAYCHKQGCLHRDIKPENILLTAQGQVKLCDFGFARMLSPGENYTDYVATRWYRAPELLVGDTQYGTPVDVWAIGCLFAELVRGEALWPGRSDVDQLYLIRKTLGDLLPRHIQIFGQNEYFKGITLPVPPTLEPLEDKMPAKALQNPLTIDVLKKCLDKDPAKRWSCDKLIKHSYFDDYIAKQREQEHINSLEAATLRQQQLASQQFMLATAAQQLQTGAAQAAAIAAARDKSKTSNTSLPLLPSNQHHHHTHQDYVKLQPLNKNAAMLHRTEHHLPTI
- the LOC132793061 gene encoding cyclin-dependent kinase-like 1 isoform X3, with the protein product MWQIRQILARWIPTRPQGSSKMDRYEKLSRLGEGSYGVVYKCRDRETGALVAVKRFVESEDDPAIRKIALREIRLLKNLKHPNLVSLLEVFRRKRRLHLVFEFCELTVLHELERHPQGCPEPLTKQICYQTLLGVAYCHKQGCLHRDIKPENILLTAQGQVKLCDFGFARMLSPGENYTDYVATRWYRAPELLVGDTQYGTPVDVWAIGCLFAELVRGEALWPGRSDVDQLYLIRKTLGDLLPRHIQIFGQNEYFKGITLPVPPTLEPLEDKMPAKALQNPLTIDVLKKCLDKDPAKRWSCDKLIKHSYFDDYIAKQREQEHINSLEAATLRQQQLASQQFMLATAAQQLQTGAAQAAAIAAARDKSKTSNTSLPLLPSNQHHHHTHQDYVKLQPLNKNAAMLHRTEHHLPTI
- the LOC132793061 gene encoding cyclin-dependent kinase-like 1 isoform X5, producing the protein MDRYEKLSRLGEGSYGVVYKCRDRETGALVAVKRFVESEDDPAIRKIALREIRLLKNLKHPNLVSLLEVFRRKRRLHLVFEFCELTVLHELERHPQGCPEPLTKQICYQTLLGVAYCHKQGCLHRDIKPENILLTAQGQVKLCDFGFARMLSPGENYTDYVATRWYRAPELLVGDTQYGTPVDVWAIGCLFAELVRGEALWPGRSDVDQLYLIRKTLGDLLPRHIQIFGQNEYFKGITLPVPPTLEPLEDKMPAKALQNPLTIDVLKKCLDKDPAKRWSCDKLIKHSYFDDYIAKQREQEHINSLEAATLRQQQLASQQFMLATAAQQLQTGAAQAAAIAAARDKSKTSNTSLPLLPSNQHHHHTHQDYVKLQPLNKNAAMLHRTEHHLPTI
- the LOC132793061 gene encoding cyclin-dependent kinase-like 1 isoform X2, with translation MDKWFGEKRLWLFGNHLPLLPRRPQGSSKMDRYEKLSRLGEGSYGVVYKCRDRETGALVAVKRFVESEDDPAIRKIALREIRLLKNLKHPNLVSLLEVFRRKRRLHLVFEFCELTVLHELERHPQGCPEPLTKQICYQTLLGVAYCHKQGCLHRDIKPENILLTAQGQVKLCDFGFARMLSPGENYTDYVATRWYRAPELLVGDTQYGTPVDVWAIGCLFAELVRGEALWPGRSDVDQLYLIRKTLGDLLPRHIQIFGQNEYFKGITLPVPPTLEPLEDKMPAKALQNPLTIDVLKKCLDKDPAKRWSCDKLIKHSYFDDYIAKQREQEHINSLEAATLRQQQLASQQFMLATAAQQLQTGAAQAAAIAAARDKSKTSNTSLPLLPSNQHHHHTHQDYVKLQPLNKNAAMLHRTEHHLPTI